Proteins found in one Streptococcus mitis genomic segment:
- a CDS encoding amino acid ABC transporter ATP-binding protein has translation MAETLIKIENLHKSFGKNEVLKGINLEIKRGEVVVIIGPSGSGKSTLLRSMNLLEEATKGKVIFEGVDITDKKNDLFAMREKMGMVFQQFNLFPNMTVMENITLSPIKTKGESKEVAEKRAQELLEKVGLPDKADAYPQSLSGGQQQRIAIARGLAMEPDVLLFDEPTSALDPEMVGEVLAVMQDLAKSGMTMVIVTHEMGFAREVADRVIFMADGVVVEDGTPEQIFEQTQEQRTKDFLSKVL, from the coding sequence ATGGCAGAAACCTTGATAAAAATCGAAAATTTACATAAATCCTTTGGCAAGAATGAAGTATTGAAGGGCATCAACCTTGAGATTAAAAGAGGAGAAGTTGTCGTTATCATCGGTCCTTCAGGGAGCGGAAAATCTACCTTGCTTCGCTCTATGAATTTGTTGGAAGAAGCGACCAAGGGGAAGGTTATCTTTGAAGGAGTCGATATTACGGACAAGAAGAATGACCTGTTTGCCATGCGTGAGAAGATGGGGATGGTTTTCCAACAATTTAACCTCTTTCCTAATATGACTGTGATGGAAAATATCACCTTGTCTCCTATCAAGACCAAAGGTGAAAGTAAGGAAGTTGCTGAGAAGAGAGCCCAAGAGCTTTTAGAAAAAGTTGGTTTGCCAGATAAGGCAGACGCTTACCCACAGAGTTTGTCAGGTGGCCAGCAACAGCGGATTGCCATCGCGCGTGGTTTAGCTATGGAACCTGATGTTTTGCTCTTTGACGAGCCAACTTCAGCCCTGGACCCTGAGATGGTTGGAGAAGTTCTGGCTGTTATGCAAGACCTAGCCAAGTCAGGAATGACCATGGTTATCGTAACACATGAGATGGGGTTTGCCCGTGAGGTTGCAGACCGTGTCATCTTTATGGCAGACGGTGTGGTTGTTGAAGATGGAACACCTGAACAGATTTTTGAACAAACCCAAGAACAACGGACTAAAGACTTCTTGAGTAAGGTTTTATAA
- a CDS encoding bifunctional methylenetetrahydrofolate dehydrogenase/methenyltetrahydrofolate cyclohydrolase gives MTQIIDGKALAAKLQGQLTEKTEILKEETGLVPGLVVILVGNNPASQVYVRNKERSALAAGFRSEVVRVPDTISQAELLDLIAKYNQDSAWHGILVQLPLPKHIDEEAVLLAIDPEKDVDGFHPLNMGRLWSGHPVMIPSTPAGIMEMFHEYGIDLEGKNAVVIGRSNIVGKPMAQLLLAKNATVTLTHSRTHNLAKVAAKADILVVAIGRAKFVTPDFVKSGAVVIDVGMNRDENGKLCGDVDYEAVAPLASHITPVPGGVGPMTITMLMEQTYQAALRTLDRK, from the coding sequence ATGACACAGATTATTGATGGGAAGGCTCTAGCAGCTAAGTTACAAGGACAGCTGACTGAAAAGACTGAAATATTAAAGGAGGAAACGGGGCTAGTACCTGGTTTGGTAGTGATTTTGGTTGGGAACAACCCTGCCAGCCAAGTCTACGTTCGTAACAAGGAGAGGTCAGCCCTTGCGGCTGGATTTCGTAGTGAAGTTGTGCGAGTTCCAGATACCATTAGTCAAGCTGAATTGTTAGACTTGATTGCCAAATACAATCAAGATTCAGCTTGGCATGGGATATTGGTCCAGTTACCATTACCAAAACATATTGATGAAGAGGCAGTTTTGTTGGCCATTGACCCAGAAAAGGATGTGGATGGTTTCCATCCCTTAAACATGGGGCGTCTCTGGTCTGGTCATCCAGTTATGATTCCATCAACACCTGCAGGAATTATGGAAATGTTCCATGAATACGGGATTGACTTGGAAGGTAAAAATGCGGTCGTCATCGGTCGTTCCAATATCGTTGGAAAACCCATGGCTCAGCTTCTTTTGGCCAAGAATGCAACAGTGACTTTGACCCATTCACGTACTCATAATCTTGCCAAGGTAGCTGCTAAAGCAGATATTCTTGTAGTAGCAATCGGTCGTGCCAAATTTGTGACTCCTGATTTTGTGAAATCAGGTGCGGTAGTCATTGACGTTGGGATGAATCGTGATGAAAATGGTAAGCTCTGTGGGGATGTGGATTATGAGGCAGTTGCCCCACTTGCTAGCCATATTACGCCAGTTCCTGGAGGTGTCGGTCCTATGACCATTACTATGCTGATGGAGCAAACTTATCAAGCAGCACTCCGGACATTGGATAGAAAATAA
- a CDS encoding NAD(P)H-hydrate dehydratase encodes MRVIEQALLEKVIIERSRTSHKGDYGRLLLLGGTYPYGGAIIMAALAAVKSGAGLVTVGTDRGNIPALHSHLPEAMAFSLQDQQLLKEQLEKAEVVLLGPGLRDDTFGENLVKQVFASLKKNQILIVDGGALTILDRTSLSFPSNQLILTPHQKEWEKLSGIAIEKQNEDTTSSALTSFPQGIILVEKGPTTRIWQVGQSDFYQLQVGGPYQATGGMGDTLAGMIAGFAGQFRQSSLYERVAVATHLHSAIAQELAQENYVVLPTEISSYLPKKMKKISQKGT; translated from the coding sequence ATGAGAGTGATTGAGCAAGCATTATTAGAAAAAGTCATTATTGAACGTTCTCGTACCAGTCATAAAGGAGACTATGGTCGTTTGCTGTTGCTGGGTGGGACTTATCCTTATGGTGGTGCTATCATCATGGCTGCTTTGGCAGCTGTTAAAAGTGGAGCTGGTTTGGTGACTGTTGGAACAGATAGGGGAAATATCCCAGCTTTGCACAGTCATTTACCTGAGGCTATGGCCTTTTCTCTTCAAGACCAGCAATTGTTAAAAGAGCAATTGGAGAAGGCAGAAGTTGTCTTGCTGGGGCCTGGTTTACGAGACGATACTTTTGGAGAAAATCTTGTAAAACAGGTCTTTGCTAGCTTAAAAAAGAATCAGATTTTGATTGTAGACGGAGGGGCCTTAACCATTCTTGATAGGACAAGTTTGTCGTTTCCATCTAACCAGCTTATCCTAACTCCCCACCAAAAAGAATGGGAAAAGCTGTCTGGTATTGCTATTGAAAAGCAAAACGAAGATACAACATCTAGTGCCCTGACTTCTTTCCCTCAAGGCATAATTTTGGTGGAGAAAGGTCCAACTACTCGTATTTGGCAAGTTGGTCAATCTGATTTTTACCAGTTACAGGTTGGCGGTCCCTATCAGGCGACTGGTGGTATGGGAGATACACTGGCTGGAATGATTGCAGGATTTGCAGGCCAATTTCGACAGTCCAGTCTCTACGAACGTGTGGCAGTAGCAACCCATCTTCATTCAGCCATAGCCCAAGAACTAGCTCAAGAAAATTATGTGGTCTTGCCGACGGAAATCAGCTCTTATCTTCCCAAAAAAATGAAAAAAATATCTCAAAAAGGCACCTGA
- the rpiA gene encoding ribose-5-phosphate isomerase RpiA, translating into MENLKKMAGIKAAEFVKDGMVVGLGTGSTAYYFVEEIGRRIKEEGLQITAVTTSSVTSKQAEGLNIPLRSIDQVDFVDVTVDGADEVDSQFNGIKGGGGALLMEKVVATPSKDYIWVVDESKLVEKLGAFKLPVEVVQYGAEQVFRRFERAGYKPSFREKDGQRFVTDMQNFIIDLALDVIEDPIAFGQELDHVVGVVEHGLFNQMVDKVIVAGRDGVQILTSTKAN; encoded by the coding sequence GTGGAAAATCTGAAGAAAATGGCAGGTATCAAAGCTGCTGAGTTTGTCAAGGATGGCATGGTAGTTGGACTCGGTACTGGTTCTACTGCCTACTATTTCGTAGAAGAAATCGGTCGTCGGATCAAGGAAGAAGGGTTACAGATTACAGCTGTAACGACTTCTAGTGTGACTAGTAAACAGGCTGAAGGGCTTAATATCCCACTCAGGTCTATTGACCAAGTAGACTTTGTCGATGTGACAGTCGACGGGGCGGATGAAGTGGATAGTCAGTTTAATGGAATCAAAGGAGGTGGTGGTGCCCTCTTGATGGAGAAGGTTGTTGCAACGCCCTCAAAAGACTACATTTGGGTAGTGGATGAAAGCAAACTGGTCGAGAAACTGGGTGCTTTTAAATTGCCAGTAGAAGTGGTTCAGTATGGCGCAGAACAAGTCTTTCGTCGTTTTGAGCGAGCTGGCTACAAACCAAGTTTCCGTGAAAAAGACGGCCAACGTTTTGTGACCGATATGCAGAACTTTATCATTGACCTTGCCTTGGATGTCATCGAGGATCCAATTGCCTTTGGCCAAGAATTGGACCATGTCGTTGGTGTCGTGGAGCACGGCTTATTCAACCAAATGGTGGATAAGGTCATCGTTGCTGGACGAGACGGGGTTCAGATTTTAACTTCAACAAAAGCAAACTAA
- a CDS encoding phosphopentomutase yields the protein MSKFNRIHLVVLDSVGIGAAPDANNFVNAGVPDGASDTLGHISKAVGLNVPNMAKIGLGNIPRETPLKTVPAESNPTGYATKLEEVSLGKDTMTGHWEIMGLNITEPFDTFWNGFPEEILTKIEEFSGRKVIREANKPYSGTAVIDDFGPRQMETGELIIYTSADPVLQIAAHEDIIPLDELYRICEYARSITLERPALLGRIIARPYVGKPGNFTRTANRRDLAVSPFAPTVLDKLNEAGIDTYAVGKINDIFNGAGINHDMGHNKSNSHGIDTLLKTMGLTEFEKGFSFTNLVDFDALYGHRRNAHGYRDCLHEFDERLPEIIAAMRENDLLLITADHGNDPTYAGTDHTREYIPLLAYSPAFKGNGVIPVGHFADISATIADNFGVETAMIGESFLDKLV from the coding sequence ATGTCAAAATTTAATCGTATTCACTTGGTGGTACTGGATTCCGTGGGAATCGGTGCTGCACCAGATGCTAATAACTTTGTTAATGCAGGGGTTCCAGACGGTGCTTCTGACACACTGGGGCATATCTCAAAAGCTGTTGGTTTGAATGTGCCAAACATGGCTAAAATCGGTCTAGGAAATATTCCTCGAGAAACTCCTCTGAAGACTGTTCCAGCTGAAAGCAATCCAACAGGATATGCAACAAAATTGGAAGAAGTATCTCTTGGTAAGGATACCATGACTGGACACTGGGAAATCATGGGCCTTAACATTACAGAACCTTTCGATACTTTCTGGAATGGATTCCCAGAAGAAATCTTGACAAAAATCGAAGAATTCTCAGGACGAAAGGTCATTCGTGAAGCCAACAAACCTTACTCAGGTACGGCTGTTATCGATGATTTTGGACCACGTCAAATGGAAACTGGAGAGTTGATTATCTATACTTCAGCTGACCCTGTTTTGCAGATTGCTGCCCACGAAGACATCATTCCTTTGGATGAATTGTACCGTATCTGTGAATACGCTCGTTCGATTACCCTTGAGCGCCCAGCCCTTCTAGGACGTATCATTGCTCGTCCTTATGTAGGTAAGCCTGGAAACTTCACTCGTACAGCTAACCGTCGTGACTTGGCTGTATCTCCATTTGCACCGACTGTTTTGGATAAATTGAATGAAGCTGGTATCGATACTTATGCTGTTGGTAAAATCAACGATATCTTTAACGGTGCTGGTATTAACCATGACATGGGCCACAACAAGTCAAACAGTCATGGAATTGATACACTATTGAAGACCATGGGCCTTACTGAGTTTGAAAAAGGATTCTCCTTCACAAACTTGGTGGACTTTGATGCCCTTTATGGACACCGTCGTAATGCTCATGGCTACCGTGATTGCTTGCATGAGTTCGATGAGCGATTACCTGAAATTATCGCAGCCATGAGAGAGAACGACCTTCTCTTGATTACTGCGGATCATGGAAATGACCCAACGTATGCAGGAACAGACCACACTCGTGAATATATTCCATTGTTGGCCTATAGCCCTGCCTTTAAAGGAAATGGTGTCATTCCAGTAGGACATTTTGCAGATATCTCAGCGACTATTGCCGATAACTTTGGTGTTGAAACTGCCATGATTGGGGAAAGTTTCTTAGATAAATTGGTGTAA
- a CDS encoding purine-nucleoside phosphorylase, whose translation MTFLDKIKETAAFLKDKGIQAPEFGLILGSGLGELAEEIENPVVVDYAEIPNWGRSTVVGHAGKLVYGELAGRKVLALQGRFHFYEGNPLEVVTFPVRVMKVLGCEGVIVTNAAGGIGFGPGTLMSISDHINMTGQNPLMGENLDDFGPRFPDMSKAYTPEYRATAHEVAKKLGIKLDEGVYIGVTGPTYETPAEIRAYKTLGADAVGMSTVPEVIVAAHSGLKVLGISCITNFAAGFQEELNHEEVVEVTERVKGDFKGLLKAILVEL comes from the coding sequence ATGACATTTTTAGATAAAATCAAGGAAACAGCTGCCTTCCTGAAAGACAAGGGAATCCAAGCGCCTGAGTTCGGTCTAATCCTTGGATCAGGACTGGGAGAATTGGCAGAAGAAATTGAAAATCCAGTTGTAGTAGACTATGCTGAGATTCCAAACTGGGGCCGTTCAACAGTAGTCGGTCACGCTGGTAAATTGGTATATGGTGAACTTGCAGGTCGCAAGGTCTTGGCTCTTCAAGGGCGTTTTCATTTCTACGAAGGAAATCCTCTGGAAGTAGTGACATTCCCAGTTCGTGTCATGAAAGTTCTTGGATGTGAAGGTGTCATTGTAACCAATGCAGCTGGAGGTATTGGGTTTGGTCCTGGTACCTTGATGTCTATCTCAGACCATATCAATATGACGGGGCAAAACCCATTGATGGGTGAAAACTTGGATGACTTTGGTCCACGTTTCCCTGATATGTCTAAAGCCTACACTCCAGAATACCGTGCTACTGCCCATGAAGTGGCTAAAAAACTTGGTATCAAGCTTGATGAAGGTGTCTATATCGGCGTTACTGGTCCAACTTATGAAACACCAGCAGAAATCCGTGCTTATAAGACACTGGGAGCGGATGCAGTTGGTATGTCTACGGTTCCTGAAGTGATCGTGGCAGCCCACTCAGGTTTAAAAGTTCTGGGTATTTCATGTATTACTAACTTTGCGGCCGGTTTCCAAGAAGAACTCAACCACGAAGAAGTTGTGGAAGTAACCGAACGTGTCAAAGGTGATTTCAAGGGCTTGCTTAAAGCGATTCTTGTTGAATTGTAA
- a CDS encoding chloride channel protein: protein MLIELRSIFRKIPYNFRLFLAVILQGIVSGLSGIVLHYLLEMVESLAFGQSEHHSGFLTDGVSSSRIGLSLIIVGLGSSLVWYFLQKGAKIYSIKAQMKDETSQYKLHFLRQLIHSIWQIIAVGGGAPIGKEAAPREIGTLFAGPIGKICSLSKKDQIFLLACGAGAGLAAVYQVPLTSVFFVFETLGIALSIKRFFLVGLTTYVSTYIAGLVISDQALYQIPAITWSLKEIWIIPLLLLFLTPLAWLFDRLSKTASSNRIKDKRILLTLPSAFLFLAGLASYFPHLLGNGRMMAQEVLNGSNGQTVFLLFILKALVVIIILWAGAYGGTLTPSFALGMAGAALLGMILNGNSQPSILLLGSVCFLSVTLRAPISATGLVIGFTGLGIDSLPYLLATAVLAYKFSEILDRSPWANILCQKSKNRVIR, encoded by the coding sequence ATGTTAATAGAATTGAGGAGTATTTTTCGAAAGATTCCTTATAATTTTAGATTATTCCTAGCAGTCATTCTACAAGGAATAGTTTCGGGTTTATCTGGTATAGTTCTCCATTATCTTTTAGAGATGGTAGAGAGTCTAGCTTTTGGTCAGTCAGAACATCATAGTGGATTTTTGACAGATGGAGTTTCCTCCTCACGGATAGGACTAAGTTTAATAATCGTGGGTCTTGGCTCATCCTTGGTCTGGTATTTCTTGCAAAAAGGGGCGAAGATTTATTCCATCAAAGCTCAGATGAAGGATGAGACTTCACAATACAAGCTTCATTTTTTAAGACAGCTAATTCATTCAATTTGGCAGATCATTGCAGTTGGAGGGGGAGCCCCTATTGGCAAAGAGGCTGCGCCACGAGAAATTGGGACTCTATTTGCAGGACCAATTGGAAAAATATGTTCTCTCTCTAAGAAGGATCAAATCTTTCTCCTTGCTTGTGGTGCTGGTGCTGGTTTAGCGGCTGTTTATCAGGTTCCATTAACAAGTGTCTTCTTTGTTTTTGAAACCCTAGGAATTGCTCTATCTATTAAACGATTTTTCTTAGTCGGTTTGACTACCTATGTCTCAACCTATATAGCAGGCTTGGTTATTTCAGATCAGGCTCTCTACCAGATTCCAGCTATCACATGGTCATTAAAGGAAATATGGATTATTCCCTTATTACTTCTTTTCTTAACTCCACTAGCTTGGCTTTTTGATCGCTTAAGTAAGACAGCGTCTTCAAACAGAATAAAAGATAAACGAATACTTCTCACATTGCCCTCAGCTTTTCTTTTTCTTGCTGGATTGGCAAGTTATTTTCCACATCTACTTGGAAATGGACGTATGATGGCTCAGGAAGTATTGAATGGTAGCAATGGTCAAACAGTATTCCTCTTGTTTATCCTAAAAGCATTAGTCGTTATTATTATTCTGTGGGCAGGGGCCTATGGTGGTACTCTTACGCCATCTTTTGCTTTGGGGATGGCTGGAGCTGCTCTCTTGGGAATGATTCTAAATGGGAATAGCCAGCCAAGCATTCTACTTTTGGGATCGGTTTGCTTTTTGTCTGTGACCTTGAGGGCGCCCATTTCTGCAACTGGATTAGTTATAGGTTTCACTGGGCTAGGTATAGATTCTCTTCCGTATCTCTTAGCAACGGCTGTTTTAGCCTATAAATTTTCAGAAATATTAGACCGTTCTCCTTGGGCTAACATACTGTGTCAGAAGTCAAAGAATAGAGTAATAAGATAG
- a CDS encoding type 1 glutamine amidotransferase, with product MKVHFILHESFEIPGAYLTWAQSRGHDIGITKVYKEEALPQTVSDIDFLIIMGGPQSPDEDKEHFPYYHPKEEIRLIRQAIEEDKYIVGVCLGAQLLSVAYGGQYEHSPEREIGVFPIRMTSQGLADKHFKHFGSELLVGHWHGDMPGLTDEAVILATSQGCPRQIVRFSPKHYAFQVHLEFDLEAIDLLVAADSEERLIEQHQTLSFVQSPEELRGNDYSEMNAKLHNFLDSLTN from the coding sequence ATGAAAGTGCATTTTATACTACATGAGAGTTTTGAAATCCCAGGTGCTTATCTAACTTGGGCTCAATCAAGAGGTCATGACATTGGAATAACAAAGGTTTATAAGGAAGAAGCTTTACCCCAAACAGTTTCTGATATTGATTTTCTTATCATTATGGGAGGTCCTCAATCTCCTGATGAAGATAAAGAACATTTCCCTTATTATCATCCAAAAGAAGAAATTAGACTCATTCGACAAGCAATAGAAGAAGATAAATATATTGTAGGTGTATGCTTAGGAGCGCAATTACTTTCTGTTGCTTATGGGGGGCAATATGAGCACAGTCCCGAAAGAGAAATAGGTGTATTCCCTATTAGGATGACTAGTCAAGGACTAGCAGATAAACACTTCAAACATTTTGGTAGCGAGCTTTTAGTTGGTCACTGGCATGGTGATATGCCGGGATTGACAGACGAAGCGGTAATCCTTGCTACCAGTCAAGGTTGTCCACGACAGATCGTTCGCTTTAGCCCTAAACATTATGCTTTTCAAGTGCATTTAGAGTTTGATTTAGAAGCGATTGATTTATTGGTTGCTGCGGATAGTGAAGAACGATTGATAGAACAACATCAAACATTATCTTTTGTTCAATCACCTGAAGAATTGCGTGGTAACGATTATTCTGAAATGAATGCAAAATTGCATAATTTTTTAGATTCGCTTACAAATTAG
- the deoD gene encoding purine-nucleoside phosphorylase has translation MSIHIAAQQGEIADKILLPGDPLRAKFIAENFLEGAVCFNEVRNMFGYTGTYKGHRVSVMGTGMGMPSISIYARELIVDYGVKKLIRVGTAGSLNEDVHVRELVLAQAAATNSNIIRNDWPQYDFPQIASFDLLDKAYHIAKELGMTTHVGNVLSSDVFYSNYFEKNIELGKWGVKAVEMEAAALYYLAAQHHVDALAIMTISDSLVNPDEDTTAEERQNTFTDMMKVGLETLIAD, from the coding sequence ATGTCTATTCATATTGCTGCTCAGCAGGGTGAAATTGCTGATAAAATTCTTCTTCCTGGGGATCCTCTTCGTGCTAAGTTTATTGCGGAGAATTTCCTTGAAGGTGCTGTTTGTTTTAACGAAGTGCGTAACATGTTTGGTTACACTGGTACTTACAAGGGCCACCGTGTATCTGTTATGGGAACTGGGATGGGAATGCCATCGATTTCAATTTATGCGCGTGAGTTGATTGTTGACTACGGTGTGAAAAAATTGATCCGTGTGGGAACTGCGGGTTCTTTGAATGAAGATGTCCACGTTCGTGAATTGGTTTTGGCGCAGGCAGCTGCAACCAACTCAAATATCATCCGTAATGACTGGCCACAGTACGATTTCCCACAAATCGCTAGCTTTGATTTGCTAGATAAGGCCTACCATATTGCCAAAGAACTCGGTATGACAACCCATGTTGGGAATGTTTTGTCTTCCGATGTCTTTTATTCAAACTACTTTGAAAAGAACATTGAGCTTGGTAAATGGGGAGTCAAGGCTGTGGAAATGGAAGCAGCGGCACTCTACTATCTGGCAGCCCAACACCATGTTGATGCGCTAGCTATTATGACTATCTCTGATAGCTTGGTCAATCCAGACGAAGACACAACTGCAGAAGAACGCCAAAATACCTTCACAGATATGATGAAGGTTGGTTTGGAAACCTTGATTGCAGATTAA